The DNA sequence agccccccgctccctccccttttagtcgccttctacgacacgcagggaatacgtgggaagtattctttcacccctatccccagggatatatatatatatatatatatatatatatatatatatatatatatatatatatatatatatatatatatatatatatatttttttttttttttttttatactttgtcgctgtctcccgcgtttgcgaggtagcgcaaggaaacagacgaaagaaatggccccccccccatacacatgtacatacacacgtccacacacgcaaatatacatacctacacagctttccatggtttaccccagacgcttcacatgccttgcttcaatccactgacagcacgtcaacccctgtataccacatgactccaattcactctatttcttgccctcctttcaccctcctgcatgttcaggccccgatcacacaaaatctttttcactccatctttccacctccaatttggtctccctcttctcctcgttccctccacctccgacacatatatcctcttggtcaatctctcctcactcattctctccatgtgcccaaaccatttcaaaacaccctcttctgctctctcaaccacgctctttttatttccacacatctctcttacccttacgttacttactcgatcaaaccacctcacaccacacattgtcctcaaacatctcatttccagcacatccatcctcctgcgcacatctctatccatagcccacgcctcgcaaccatacaacattgttggaaccactattccctcaaacatacccatttttgctttccgagataatgttctcgacttccacacatttttcaaggctcccaaaattttcgccccctcccccaccctatgatccacttccgcttccatggttccatccgctgacagatccactcccagatatctaaaacacttcacttcctccagtttttctccattcaaactcacctcccaattgacttgaccctcacccctactgtacctaataaccttgctcttattcacatttactctcaactttcttcttccacacactttaccaaactcagtcaccagcttctgcagtttctcacatgaatcagccaccagcgctgtatcatcagcgaacaacaactgactcacttcccaagctctctcatccccaacagacttcatacttgcccctctttccaggactcttgcatttacctcccttacaaccccatccataaacaaattaaacaaccatggagacatcacacacccctgccgcaaacctacattcactgagaaccaatcactttcctctcttcctacacgtacacatgccttacatcctcgataaaaacttttcactgcttctaacaacttgcctcccacaccatatattcttaataccttccacagagcatccctatcaactctatcatatgccttctccagatccataaatgctacatacaaatccatttgcttttctaagtatttctcacatacattcttcaaagcatgtaatatatatatatatatatatatatatatatatatatatatatatatatatatatatatatatatattccctcaaaggctcagtcctctgttcttaactcttaacgctacctcgctaacgcgggaaatggcgaatagtatgaaaaaatatatatatatatatatatatatatatatatatatatatatatatatatatatatatatatatatatatatatatatatatatatatatatgaaggcagtcTGTCAAAGAGGAAAAGTCGTGGGAGGGGCCTGTACTACTGTTGTCTGCGCCTTTCCTCTCACTGGCAGCAAAATCTGTCAGTAACCCGCAGATTCTTAGCACCCCTCGACACCGGGGACGAGGAACCATACGTTTGTTGATAGGACTCTTAAATCATGAATATGTGGTAAAGTGATTGTGTTGATAGAAGACGGCAAGAGAACTTGAGGAAAATAAAGTGAGGTGTGATTTGGTATACGGGTGCTTGTAAGGTGGCAGGACTAGCTAGCCTGGTtgtcccgttttgatgagacagaattgatttttctcctttcatttccCTTTCATCGGTTTTAGCGTTGTTTAGGTCTATATAGATGATGTAATGTTAAGGTGTGGTGTGCGTACTGTGATGGTTATCTTAATTCATGAATAAGGAAAATAGACGATGATTTTGACTAGATTTTTCGATATGCCCacagttatgtgtgtgttttgttattaTAACGCACAAACATCGAGACATGAAAGGATAAAATGCCGTGTTTTTGACCAGTGTTCATGAGTTGACGACACGTTTTATAGCAACGTTTTAAATTCGGcagtttatttattcatctatttacttGTTTTCGAGCTCCTGACGTCGGTATGAGTGCAAGGACCCTATGATAATGCCAGATATGCCAAGTTAAACTTTAAAAAAGTGAAAATAACCAATTATCGTTTTCATAAGCTGAATTATTGATAACAATCTTTCGGAATACGTTTTCTTCTTTCAATATGTACACCAGAGGGGTAACTTAAGACAGTCAGCCGTGACTCGCTGGTATTACTATGTTGACCAACGGAATTTCTGGTTCTCCCGCACAGCTGGTCCACCTCCGCCGTACTCCCCCGCTCCTCCGTTGgggttccagcagcagcagccgcagaTAGTGCATACGCAGCAGGTGACCCCCTCCTCCGCAGTGGTCGTGACCCAACCCGTGGTGTCGGCGGCAACGCCAGTGGTAGTGGTAACGGGCGGAGTTTGCCCCGCCTGCAGGGTaagaaaattatgtatatatatatatatatatatatatatatatatatatatatatatatatatatatatatatatatatatatatatatatatatatattcctatgagtccacggggaaatgaaacacgacaagttcccaagtgtactttcgtgtaataatcacattatcaggggagatacaagaaagaaatatgttagttgatatataacaaagagatgccatttggtaaataaatgtgtgcgtgtgtgtgtgtgtgtagatctcgTTCCAGTTTGTGTTCTGAGGGaaattagtttgtgtgttgcgttAGTGTTGGAAGTTTTTGGTGtcgggagtgaatgtcatgtgtgtcttTTAAGATGATTAGAATGGCtggtgttttcttttcttttttcccagtgGAAGCAATTGTCCGTCCATTCAAGGTGACCaggtggtgtaaggtggcttCGTGTCTggctggggttaagagagtgattGGAGGCTTCCTGTGGGAATGCAGACACATTCTGGTTCGGCTGAGCCATTGTTCCCGTTGGGGTATACTGTAGTGCTCCTTGTTTACTGTTGTGACTATGGTGTCAGTGGATAGTGATGTCATTATATGGTCAGGGTACATAGGAAAGCATCTTCATGCTGCGATTCGCTAGTGGTCATGAggggatagtgttggtggtggtgtgagggcgaGGGTAGTGGCCATGTGGGAAGGGACTGAAgtgggttggagaaagaactagGCTTTAGGGAACTCCGCTGTAGAGCCTAAGTGttttttagaggtgaagccattttTCTATGCCTGACTCTACCACGGCACCCGGCCATGAAGATGATCAGTCACTTCTTGTCCtagttgtggagtgtggtgtcgACTATCTATTGTGAGATGCGTCGAAGGGAAAAGTGGaatactttgttgatgtctgttgctaCAAGCCTTGTGCGGGAAGGGGAGAGAGCGTGGGGTTGCGATTGGTTGAAACCATCTAGGTTATATTGTGTGAACTTACTGtgaagcgtggtgttggtggtgtagtgctTGGGGCTGAAGACAGGGATATTTTCTATtgattttattcttatttttttttcccacatagtttgaatgatgatgaaaggagggggaaaaagtgcGGTAGGTGGTTTTGGATGGATTCATGactggtattatgttggcaagtctCTAGATGTTAGGGGATTTTGTTGCGTACCTAAGAGTGGTTGAAGATGTATGTCAGTGCTGGGATTACAACAACCAGGCCAATGTGCTCTATGTGGAAGTTTGATGTGTTGTCAGGGGCTGTAGCAGAAGAACTCTCTGAGGTTCTAATTGCATGACTTATATCACTGGGGGTTGAAAGGCGGGTGGGCTGTTGTATCTGGAAAGATAACTGTGTAGTTCCTCGCTACCTTTCTTGTTTATGGATGACGTTGGTTTGTGGTTGATCTTTTAGATCTCATGAGGATGTTGTATGTGTTCTTTTGGAGAAGAAGAGTCACTGGAATGGGTCGGGAGTTCTTCACGAGTGGGAGCTGATTTGGTTTGGTACGATGAGTGCGGATCTTCATCAGCGTGCTCCAGAATTGGTTGGTGTAGGTTTATTGTGGCTTACTGTGTTGAGGAGAGTGAGTACCGGTTTGCAACTGTCTTGTCAGAGATGAGTCTGCTGACGAAGTTTGAATATTTAGACTctggatttgttctctgatttggTGAGTGTTTTTGTCTTGAggttgtttctttgttttatgagaTGTGTAACGTATGGTTGAGAagtttgggttatatttctttctatgtcCTTGTGGGATGTGCCGTTACGCACGACTGGTTGGAaatgtgggtggtgaggcgtGAGACAACATGAGTGAGGGATGGGGAACTCACCTATACTGAGGTTTTTGTCCATTGTTTCCCTGTACTGTGGGTAGGCTGGCTAGTTATTTCAACCATAAACGACAAAATCTTGGGTAATCTTGCTCATTCATGTTATATTAATCTAGTCTCGATTGCCcgtgaaaaaaacaacaacaaccccaattTCGTGTTTTTCTCGCCTTCTACGCTAATCTTAGATCCGTTTTCTTTCGCTCCGCTTTCAGGTTGGGTTCCTGCGGAATGACTTTACGTGCATGGGGATCTTCCTAGCCATCTGCTGCTTCCCTGTAGGTTTGGTCTGCTGCTTCCTGATGATGGAGCGACGCTGCTCCAACTGTGGCCTCACCTTCGCGTAGGTGATGAGGCTCCATCACCAGCGCCACCCCAGCGTCGGGAAGGCCGGCCTGCCAGCAAGAAGAggtgaacaaacaaacaaacaacccccccctcagAGGGGCCCCTTCCCCCCACGTAAGAGAAGGCCGAGGGGGGAGAGGGAACCCCCACGGACCCTCCCGAAGACCAGGAGATGATACCATCCCAgtaacaacatcccccccccccccccagtagtgTGAGGATGGATCTTAGACAATGGCTGGTCGTGATGGAGAGAGGTCCCGGGGTACAACATCCATGGAGGTGCCCCAGGCGGCCGAGTTAACGACTCATGATCGACCACAACCTGGCTGTGAACATGGAGCCTTTACGGTACAGATGTCCTTCCTCCAAGTGCCGACACTCAGTGCCAGTTTCTCGACGCCACATTGACCTCCTCCTGATGCTGTTTTGGCCTCTGACACCCTCCCTAACCTCTGCATCTCAACAGTGGCCTTAACCTCTCACCTCGGACCTCTCTTCCTGACCTCTACCTTTGTCCGTGGTCTGTAAGTCTCGCTCCTGGCCTCGCCTCTACCTCTCGCTCCTGGCCTCTACCTCTTGCCTTTAACCTCCACCTCTCGTTCCTGGCCTCTACCTCTTGCCTTAACGTCCCTCGTACATCATTCATGTGCCCCCTGGTCTGGCAATAACTGTAACCAGTGTATCTATTGTGATGTGTTTTCTGAACATGTATCATATCTAAACTTCTCTTACTATTGTATGAAATATATCCTGATATATTAAAGTATGATTGGTTTTGTCTGACTAGGAGATATCAAACTATTCCTTAGTATTTAGTAAATTGAGTGAAAGACATTAATAAAGATATATTGGGTCTTGTTCTATgagatatatgtatcattatctaTGAAGATTACTTTACCTCGTTAAGACTATATATTGGTcgaaaaatttgaaagaaaaaggacagatgattgaTCCTAAGTGAAATGCAACGCTTGTAAAGCATGGTAGGCAAATTATCCTGTATACCTCTAGCCTGCCACACCTGTGTATCCTGATGTTTAACATCACGTTACCACAGTAAACCAGCAAGTCAAACCGTATGTTTTGTTACCTTCATAACAGCCGTTATAAGTCTCAGCATACAGAAACTTCCGCGAAATTAACACTGGGAATGCATAtgtgtaataacaataataatgataataaaatgatttaGAAGAATTTGGTGCGTACTACCTAATCTGTTACAATATGTAAAATGAATTTCGTTTTTCGGGAGGGCTTAAATTAAGATATTCTAATGCTTTTGTATATACAGTTAAAGAGACCTTTCGACAGTTCAGTGGTAAGGCATGATGTTACAAATGGATGGTTGTTGACCTCTTGTTGCTTGTGTGAGTTGTATGTCTTCTGGTGTGTGTTGATGCAGCGGAGGCAACAGGTGGCGGCTGGCAGGGTTGGCTCAGACCACATGATCAACGTGATGCTCCAACGTCCTCTTGTTGGTATAGACTAGGATCGTGCTGAAGGAGGATCAGAAGCTACAACAGCGTTGAAGGAGACGAGCTTTAGATAGACGCATAGTCCGGTACTTCTTCCTTACAGAGACTTACTCGAATGTTCGAGAACGGTCGTAATAGGTGTCCACTTCGAAGTCAGATAATGATGTGTCACTGTAATTTATGATACGATCTATGTGGTCTCGTACGACAGAGAATTGTCGACTTTTTCGGGACTGGCGGACAGCGTCCGTTGTTTCCGAAGTCCAATGAACAGAGGTCCGCTGAGTCGAGGTTTACGGATTATGTACCATATGTTGTATAGTCCGCAGTGTGGAAAGTTGCAATGCTGTTGAGAGAATAGGAATACTGTGAAGGACGTTGCTGAGGAACATCCTACGTCTTCTGTGGTGCAGTGTAATCTACAGCATCTTCGGTGTATCTTCTGTCATGTTGAAAACGGGAACCTATTTCTGAAGTGATATAAACTCACATTTTTGTCTCTCGTTGTAAGAAAACGACTTATTTTGCTTCATAAACATGTATGTCTGTGCAAGGATGAATAAGGATTTCAATAAAGATGGTCACTCGTAGAAAATAAAACATTTTAAGATTTCTTTCAGAATAATTTACTCATCTCCATTATTTCCATcattgtcagaaaaaaaaaaaacattccagtAACGGAAAGTTCAATTTGTCGAGTCATACTTTATAAAAATCGCAATCCGAAATAGACACATATTTGAACACCCACCCATGTCAACCCGTAGACTATCAAGAATGTGTACACATTACACTATACATACAACAGACAAGGGTGATAAATGTAAACGTTAACTGAACCATAAACACCCACCATCTGATGATAGACTTCTAATGACTGGAAACTGTTAAGACGAGAAGCACAAGTGGGCCATGgtgacgaaaaaagaaaaaagctgtgaGATCTACGGAACCAAGGTTGTACCTTCTTGGTCTCCGGTGGCCAAGCGACTTAAACCGTTAGCCAAGAGACAGAGAACACTCCTGGTGGCCAAGAGACTTCACAAAGACACATCCTCCAGTCTCCATACGTGAAAATAAACTttaacaaaaatagaaaaaaatatctctTTGACGAGATTACCgtcagttacagacacacacacacacacacacacacacgagagactcACCATTCCATTACATCATCCAGCTCAGTCAGCCAGGGCTGGTGGAACATCTCGagaggaagaaaacgaagaaaagaaaagaaaaagagatggataaaaagaggaaaaggaaaaaactgAGAAAAGGGAAGTGTAAAGTATAGATGGTGAGGAACGTAGAGGGCGGAGCAGTGTGGTAAACTTGGACGTTGGGGAAGGTAACTGGCGAAGGGGATCAGCACCACCCTCCCCTTGCAGGAGGCGGAGGCCTGACTGTGTTACCCGAGGGGATCAGAAGTTAGCCCCGCAGCGGCTGCAGCGCTCTCTCTTGCTGTCGAAGCAGTAGAAGAGGCCGCAAGGGAAGCACAGGACGGCCAGACACAGTCCCTTCGGCGTGAACTCCTTCCGCAGCACACCAACCTGCcggacgaccaccacacacactgtcttgAACAACAGTATACTtgaaagtgtgtgcgtgtgtgtgtgtgtgtgtgtgcgtgtgtgtgtgtgtgtgatattttgaTCTATGATTATTGTGGACATTAAAGTTCgttgaaaaatgatatatatagttGTTAGTGAATTCCCCCTTCTACCTCTAGTTATATAGCCTATTAGTCCCCTCTCTTAAATTGAATCTTTGTTCGAACACACCGACTATATTTTTCAGGTCTCTAAGATCCTCGTTCGTCTCATGATATCTTCCATGATCTTAACATGATTCctcattttctgtattttcactTGTAATCATCTTgacttatgattttttttgtaattatttctCCTATCAACTATCTATCAACTGATCTCTGGTGATTTATACTTTGTCCCCATCATTTATGCGTTCCCTTATCTGACTTCATTTCTGACATTAAAACGAAGAGAAAACTGAGAAAGTTAACCTGTGTCTCATAGCAGGTTAACCTGACTTTCAATAATGGTCAGGATATCTGGACTTGTCCCCTTTCTATATCATTTTTGTTAAGGTGATGTTAAAGGTCTTGTACAATTCCCTCTAACAAGTAACAATATCACTAGTATATCTTGGCATACAAATAATGAAACCGATCCAGGAAATGTTTTGAATAATCAGCTGTCAGTCCTCTCATTTTGTAGTAATCATTTTACTGTCCATTATTTACCGTTACATTTCTTTACATTGATTCTTAGCCAATATCTGCTCACTCTTCCCTTGTCAGTGTTAATTGCTTGGCTATCCATCAAATGTACATTATCTTAAGACTTCGGTTCGTCATTGTTGGCAAAATTCAGCATTCGATTTCAAACCATTTCCCAAGATCTG is a window from the Panulirus ornatus isolate Po-2019 chromosome 3, ASM3632096v1, whole genome shotgun sequence genome containing:
- the LOC139760570 gene encoding uncharacterized protein — encoded protein: MEDKPPAYNPGIPAAAGPPPPYSPAPPLGFQQQQPQIVHTQQVTPSSAVVVTQPVVSAATPVVVVTGGVCPACRVGFLRNDFTCMGIFLAICCFPVGLVCCFLMMERRCSNCGLTFA